From Gloeocapsopsis sp. IPPAS B-1203, a single genomic window includes:
- a CDS encoding phosphodiester glycosidase family protein: MPILSRAFFGSSKTLFPLLTIALWLTPIVNSDAQQSLELASSSNSKLLVAQSSTSRLIATGTQVSINNRTFPATWSQRQQPTKSGVATAMSDAGLMQLLGVNLLNTRDVTKQPVQWFSSPTVSAFELDTWHRDGYRYLDITQLASKMGWQTQAQGNILRINTPSATIQNIRQGKQTWGDRIVIDLNRPTFWQVTPQPVAAKPQPPSTVNDDDQPPNQEWLITIDATTDQSLTQQFQPSLLEQITSTQPNNQTSITQIETASHLTTIRLSVPAGLTPQLSTLPNPNRLVVDLRPDPMVERDIQWALGVRWRQQFVTLGNSRFPVVLLEINPQKTELSLLPIASVPNSLTGTAPIITTAQQLKAAAAINAGFFNRKNQLPLGAIRRDGQWLSGPILNRGAIAWNDSGEFKFGRLQLQETIITATGQRLPVVTFNSGYVKSGIAHYTNAWGTTYTPLIDNEIIVVVQNNQVVGQIPGGVSGATTIPIPPNGFLLALRANPQIASLLSVGSIIRTENSTTPADFSNYPHILGGGPLLLQNRQIVLNAQAEGFSEAFSRQKASRSAIGATATGNLLIAAVHNRAGGAGPSLTEIAQIMQHLGCVDALNLDGGSSTSLYLGGQLLDRSPRTAARVHNGLGIFLQPR; the protein is encoded by the coding sequence ATGCCTATCTTATCTCGCGCATTTTTTGGATCAAGTAAAACGCTATTTCCTTTGCTGACGATCGCTTTATGGCTTACCCCAATCGTCAACAGCGATGCTCAGCAATCGTTGGAACTAGCTTCATCTTCAAACTCAAAATTACTAGTTGCTCAAAGCTCTACATCGCGTTTAATTGCGACAGGAACGCAAGTTTCAATTAACAATCGAACATTTCCAGCTACTTGGAGTCAGCGACAGCAGCCAACCAAATCCGGAGTTGCCACAGCCATGAGCGATGCAGGACTCATGCAACTGCTTGGTGTAAACTTACTAAACACCAGAGACGTCACCAAGCAACCAGTACAATGGTTTTCCTCACCAACAGTGTCAGCTTTTGAATTAGATACTTGGCATCGTGATGGTTATCGTTATCTCGATATTACTCAATTAGCTAGCAAAATGGGCTGGCAGACGCAAGCGCAGGGCAACATCCTCCGAATCAATACACCATCAGCAACAATTCAAAACATTCGTCAAGGAAAACAAACCTGGGGCGATCGCATTGTCATTGATTTAAACCGTCCCACATTTTGGCAAGTGACGCCTCAACCAGTTGCAGCAAAACCTCAACCACCATCAACAGTAAACGATGACGATCAACCCCCCAATCAAGAATGGCTAATCACCATCGACGCCACCACCGATCAATCGCTAACACAACAATTTCAACCAAGTCTCCTTGAGCAGATTACCAGCACTCAACCTAACAATCAAACTTCGATTACTCAAATAGAAACTGCCTCACATCTAACAACAATTCGCTTGAGTGTCCCTGCTGGGTTAACCCCGCAATTGAGTACGTTACCGAATCCTAATCGCTTAGTCGTTGATTTGCGACCTGATCCAATGGTGGAACGCGATATTCAATGGGCTTTAGGAGTACGTTGGCGACAGCAATTTGTGACTTTAGGAAATTCACGCTTTCCTGTTGTCTTACTCGAAATTAATCCCCAAAAAACTGAGTTATCACTTCTCCCAATTGCGAGTGTACCAAACTCTCTGACTGGTACTGCGCCCATCATCACCACTGCACAACAACTAAAGGCTGCAGCTGCAATTAATGCTGGCTTTTTTAATCGTAAGAATCAGTTACCTTTGGGTGCTATTCGGCGTGATGGACAATGGTTATCAGGTCCAATTCTCAATCGAGGGGCGATCGCGTGGAATGACTCTGGTGAATTCAAATTCGGGCGACTACAACTTCAAGAAACAATCATTACTGCTACTGGACAGCGTCTCCCTGTTGTTACTTTTAATAGTGGTTACGTCAAATCTGGTATTGCACACTATACAAATGCTTGGGGAACTACGTATACACCTTTAATTGACAATGAAATTATTGTTGTTGTCCAAAATAATCAAGTAGTAGGACAGATTCCTGGAGGTGTATCTGGTGCAACAACAATTCCCATCCCTCCTAATGGCTTCTTACTCGCTTTAAGAGCAAATCCACAAATTGCCAGTTTGCTTTCTGTAGGGTCAATCATCCGTACAGAAAACTCCACAACTCCCGCTGACTTTTCTAACTACCCACACATTTTAGGTGGTGGACCACTTTTATTACAAAATCGCCAAATAGTCCTTAATGCTCAGGCTGAAGGCTTTAGTGAAGCTTTTAGCCGCCAAAAAGCTTCGCGCAGTGCGATTGGTGCAACTGCAACAGGAAACCTTCTTATTGCTGCTGTTCATAATCGAGCTGGTGGTGCTGGTCCAAGCTTGACTGAAATTGCCCAAATTATGCAACACCTGGGCTGTGTGGATGCCTTAAATCTTGATGGTGGTAGTTCTACAAGTCTTTATTTAGGAGGGCAACTACTCGATCGTTCGCCTCGTACTGCTGCTCGCGTCCACAATGGACTTGGTATTTTCCTTCAACCTCGCTAG
- the rpsL gene encoding 30S ribosomal protein S12: protein MPTIQQLIRSERQLTTKKTKSPALKECPQRRGVCTRVYTTTPKKPNSALRKVARVRLTSGFEVTAYIPGIGHNLQEHSVVMIRGGRVKDLPGVRYHIIRGTLDTAGVKDRKQGRSKYGTKRPK from the coding sequence ATGCCAACCATACAGCAACTTATCCGTAGCGAACGTCAGTTAACAACCAAGAAGACAAAATCACCAGCACTAAAGGAATGCCCACAGCGCCGAGGTGTATGTACGAGGGTTTATACTACAACCCCTAAAAAACCAAACTCTGCCCTACGTAAAGTAGCAAGAGTACGTCTTACATCTGGGTTTGAAGTCACAGCATACATTCCTGGCATTGGTCATAACTTGCAGGAACACTCAGTTGTGATGATAAGAGGTGGTCGTGTGAAAGATTTACCTGGAGTACGATACCACATTATTCGAGGAACTCTAGACACGGCTGGAGTTAAAGATCGCAAACAAGGTCGTTCCAAATACGGAACAAAGCGTCCTAAGTAG
- a CDS encoding serine/threonine-protein kinase, with the protein MIDPNIGRLIAQRYQLQELIGTGAMGQVYLANDLLLGGVPVAIKFLALSIQNNKIRVQERFEREAKTCALLGQKNIHIVRVMDYGVDEQSIPYYVMEYLQGESLSDVIRSQSLSLIRFLSFARQLCLGLQAAHEGIPVDGELCPIIHRDIKPSNVLVVPNPSFGELVKILDFGIAKLLQSDSSETNYYLGTWAYSSPEQIEGKELNNRSDIYSLGVMMFEMLTGRMPIQANTNSFGGWYKAHHFHPPRSFREINPLLEVPQELENLVMRCLAKKSSDRPQNISEILQTITLLEQLDSLPQPSIFLGHKNLLSQLNDTPQNITEEECLNTDASSSELPSWPKNKPIADIVFPHPIRIHDQLTVALWVMLPKQEIEKRLQGTRYNQFLFLNAPHPMILWITVLHSHEHTPKWLPYYLDLKSHQGIELARLLLETGCYKILLFARESPQRAFTCIQTEIASPQRQLLQQWITMSQRAVSTASPQFSRGLLKKELEKIKPQVIMKLAAVYKT; encoded by the coding sequence ATGATAGATCCCAACATTGGTCGCTTAATTGCTCAGCGTTATCAACTTCAAGAACTCATTGGAACAGGAGCGATGGGTCAAGTTTATCTCGCCAATGACCTATTGTTGGGTGGTGTACCTGTTGCCATTAAATTTCTTGCCTTATCGATTCAAAATAACAAAATTCGAGTACAGGAACGATTTGAGCGAGAAGCTAAAACTTGCGCACTCCTCGGTCAAAAAAATATTCACATTGTCCGAGTCATGGACTACGGTGTAGATGAACAGAGTATTCCATACTACGTCATGGAATACTTGCAAGGAGAAAGTCTAAGTGACGTCATTCGCTCGCAGTCTCTCTCACTAATAAGATTTTTGAGTTTTGCGCGTCAACTTTGCTTGGGGTTGCAAGCTGCACACGAAGGTATTCCTGTTGATGGGGAACTTTGCCCAATCATTCACCGCGATATTAAGCCAAGTAATGTCTTGGTGGTACCTAATCCTAGTTTTGGAGAATTAGTCAAGATCCTTGACTTTGGCATAGCGAAGCTACTTCAATCAGACAGTTCTGAAACAAACTACTACTTAGGAACTTGGGCATATTCTTCTCCTGAACAAATTGAGGGTAAAGAACTCAATAATCGCTCAGATATTTATAGTTTGGGTGTGATGATGTTTGAGATGCTGACAGGTAGAATGCCTATACAAGCAAATACCAATTCCTTTGGTGGCTGGTATAAAGCCCACCACTTTCACCCACCACGCTCTTTTAGAGAAATAAATCCATTGCTGGAAGTACCGCAAGAATTAGAAAATCTAGTGATGCGTTGTCTAGCCAAAAAATCCAGCGATCGCCCCCAAAATATTAGTGAGATTCTCCAAACAATTACGTTATTAGAGCAACTAGATAGTTTGCCACAACCTTCAATTTTTTTAGGTCACAAAAACTTATTATCTCAACTAAATGACACTCCTCAAAACATCACAGAGGAGGAGTGTTTAAATACTGATGCAAGTAGCAGTGAACTTCCGTCTTGGCCAAAAAACAAACCAATTGCTGATATTGTTTTTCCTCATCCAATTCGTATACACGATCAACTCACTGTCGCTTTATGGGTGATGCTACCAAAGCAAGAGATTGAAAAGCGACTACAAGGTACGCGTTATAATCAGTTTTTATTTTTGAATGCCCCCCACCCGATGATTTTGTGGATTACTGTGTTACACAGCCATGAGCATACACCTAAATGGCTCCCTTACTACCTAGATTTGAAATCTCATCAAGGTATAGAACTTGCAAGGCTTTTACTCGAAACCGGATGCTATAAAATACTCCTGTTCGCGCGCGAATCTCCACAACGTGCTTTTACGTGTATACAAACAGAGATTGCATCTCCACAACGCCAATTGTTACAACAGTGGATTACAATGAGCCAACGTGCAGTTTCTACTGCCTCTCCACAGTTTAGTCGTGGTCTTCTCAAAAAGGAATTAGAGAAAATAAAGCCTCAAGTCATAATGAAGTTGGCAGCAGTCTATAAAACTTAA
- the gltB gene encoding glutamate synthase large subunit produces MNQNQRNEVSQNSETHLSSTYVGPRWLVEERDACGVGFIAHCANRASHEIVEKALAALACLEHRGGCSADQDSGDGAGLMSAIPWELLSQWVQQQGHQMPHPENCAVGMLFLPQEDAIANIVRHTVENVLVQEDFTVLGWRVVPVKPQLLGIQARENQPQIEQVLISSKDKTGDALERQLYIARKQIGKALAATSEVKDGENFYVCSFSSRTIVYKGMVRSAILGEFYTDLRNPAYQSAFAVYHRRFSTNTMPKWPLAQPMRLLGHNGEINTLLGNINWMMAKEADLTHPVWEDRFDVLKPIVYVDNSDSATLDNVLELLVRSGRSPLEALMIMVPEAYLNQPDLDNYPEIIDFYEYYSGIQEPWDGPALLVFSDGKKVGATLDRNGLRPARYSLTKDGYIVVASEAGVVDLPEADIVEKGRLGPGQMIAVDLESHEVLKNWEIKQRIAQEKPYGQWLKEYRVDLGNTDTLNLDTQAAFGGEEDTTKNLSSTPLPQTLNPKTALLRSQIAFGYTTEDVEMVIQPMASEGKEPTFCMGDDIPLAVLSERPHLLYDYFKQRFAQVTNPPIDPLRESLVMSLKMELGERGNLLEVKPEYAKRLKLDSPVLQAEDLVAVQQSGFACATLSTLFEIATGPQGLEVAVKKLCEQAAAAVKDGNEILILSDRTASKLSEELSYIPPLLAVGAVHHHLIRQGLRMKASLVVDTAQCWSTHHFACLIGYGASAVCPYLALETVRSWWSDPKTQQFMERGKIAAITLDQALNNYRKAVEAGILKILSKMGISLLTSYQGAQIFEAIGIAQDLLELGFRGTTSRLGGLSTSELAQEVLSFHQRAFPELTVKKLENFGFVQYRPGGEYHMNSPELAKALHKAIADQKNYDHYEVYRQLLEHRPVTALRDLLDFNSDRTPIEKDEVEPIAEIVQRFCTGGMSLGALSREAHETLAIAMNRIGGKSNSGEGGEDPVRYHVLDDVDDQGHSALLPHLRGLKNGDTASSAIKQVASGRFGVTPEYLMNAKQIEIKIAQGAKPGEGGQLPGKKVSPYIAMLRRSKPGVTLISPPPHHDIYSIEDLAQLIFDLHQINPQAQVSVKLVAEVGIGTVAAGVAKANADIIQISGHDGGTGASPLSSIKHAGGPWELGLTEVHRVLMENKLRDRVVLRVDGGFKSGWDVLMGALMGAEEFGFGSIAMIAEGCIMARICHTNNCPVGVASQKEELRQRFPGMAEHVVNFFYFIAEEVRGLLAKLGYRSLTEVMGRADLLKVREGVRLTKTQTLNLDCITQLPDTKEDRTWLYHETVHSNGSVLDDELLADAEIQAAIRNQSTVTKNSKIVNTDRTVGARLAGAIAAQYGNTGFEGQINLNFTGSVGQSFGAFNLAGMILTLEGEANDYVGKGMHGGEIIIKPPVAATYAPDQNVIVGNTCLYGATGGTLFANGIAGERFAVRNSKGTAVIEGAGDHCCEYMTGGVIVVLGKAGRNVGAGMTGGLAYFLDEDSNFPALVNPEIVKLQRVSSPAGEKQLKDLIVAHVERTNSPKGKHILENWLEYLPQFWQVVPPSEADSAEAAVEKELSSVQ; encoded by the coding sequence ATGAACCAAAATCAACGAAATGAAGTGAGTCAAAACTCAGAAACGCATCTCAGTAGCACTTATGTAGGACCACGTTGGTTAGTAGAAGAAAGGGATGCCTGTGGCGTGGGATTTATTGCTCATTGTGCAAATCGAGCGAGCCATGAAATTGTTGAGAAAGCACTAGCAGCGCTTGCTTGTTTAGAACATCGAGGTGGTTGTAGTGCTGACCAAGATTCGGGTGATGGTGCAGGATTGATGAGTGCAATTCCTTGGGAGTTGCTGAGTCAGTGGGTGCAACAGCAAGGACATCAGATGCCACACCCAGAAAATTGTGCAGTAGGGATGTTGTTTTTACCGCAAGAAGACGCGATCGCAAACATAGTTCGTCATACTGTAGAAAACGTCTTAGTACAAGAAGACTTCACTGTATTAGGCTGGCGTGTTGTACCAGTCAAGCCCCAGTTGTTGGGAATTCAAGCGAGAGAAAATCAACCCCAAATCGAACAAGTACTCATATCTAGCAAAGATAAAACAGGAGACGCGCTAGAACGCCAGTTGTATATTGCGCGGAAGCAAATTGGTAAAGCACTAGCAGCAACCAGTGAGGTGAAAGACGGCGAGAACTTCTATGTTTGCTCTTTCTCTAGTCGCACAATTGTTTATAAGGGAATGGTGCGATCGGCAATTTTGGGTGAATTTTACACTGATTTAAGAAATCCAGCATATCAAAGTGCGTTTGCAGTTTACCATCGCCGCTTTAGCACAAACACGATGCCCAAATGGCCATTAGCGCAACCAATGCGGCTACTAGGGCACAACGGGGAAATTAACACTTTGTTAGGAAATATTAACTGGATGATGGCAAAAGAAGCCGATCTCACACATCCAGTTTGGGAAGATCGTTTTGATGTACTCAAACCGATTGTTTATGTTGATAACAGTGACTCAGCTACACTTGATAATGTACTTGAGTTATTAGTGCGGTCGGGTCGTAGTCCGCTTGAAGCACTGATGATTATGGTGCCAGAAGCGTACTTAAATCAGCCAGATTTAGATAATTATCCAGAAATTATTGATTTTTACGAGTATTACAGTGGTATTCAAGAACCCTGGGATGGACCAGCACTGCTTGTGTTTAGTGATGGCAAGAAAGTAGGTGCAACTCTAGACCGTAATGGATTGCGACCGGCACGATATAGCTTAACAAAAGATGGCTACATTGTTGTTGCCTCTGAAGCTGGTGTTGTTGATTTACCAGAAGCCGATATTGTAGAAAAAGGCAGACTCGGTCCAGGACAAATGATTGCTGTGGACTTGGAAAGCCACGAGGTTTTGAAAAATTGGGAGATTAAGCAGCGGATTGCCCAAGAAAAGCCTTATGGTCAATGGCTGAAGGAATATCGTGTCGATCTTGGTAATACAGATACTCTAAATTTAGATACTCAAGCAGCATTTGGTGGAGAGGAAGATACAACAAAGAACTTGTCTTCTACTCCTTTGCCACAAACACTGAATCCAAAAACTGCATTGCTACGGAGTCAAATCGCCTTTGGCTACACCACAGAAGATGTAGAAATGGTGATTCAACCAATGGCAAGTGAAGGAAAAGAACCAACCTTCTGTATGGGAGATGATATTCCCTTAGCAGTGTTATCCGAACGCCCTCATTTGCTGTATGACTACTTCAAGCAGCGGTTTGCACAAGTAACAAATCCTCCCATCGATCCTTTGCGCGAAAGCTTGGTGATGTCGCTGAAGATGGAACTAGGCGAACGAGGAAACTTACTAGAAGTTAAACCAGAATATGCCAAGCGCCTGAAACTTGATTCTCCAGTATTGCAAGCAGAAGATTTAGTAGCTGTACAGCAGTCAGGTTTTGCGTGTGCCACGTTATCTACATTATTTGAAATTGCCACAGGTCCGCAAGGATTAGAAGTTGCAGTGAAAAAGCTATGCGAACAAGCAGCAGCGGCGGTAAAAGATGGCAACGAAATTTTGATTTTGAGCGATCGCACAGCCAGTAAACTATCAGAAGAATTAAGTTATATTCCGCCATTACTAGCTGTTGGTGCAGTTCACCATCACTTGATCCGTCAAGGCTTACGGATGAAAGCCTCGTTGGTTGTTGATACGGCGCAGTGCTGGAGTACGCATCACTTTGCTTGTTTGATTGGTTATGGTGCGAGTGCTGTTTGTCCGTACCTTGCTTTAGAAACTGTACGTAGTTGGTGGTCTGATCCAAAAACTCAACAGTTTATGGAGCGCGGTAAAATTGCAGCAATTACACTCGATCAAGCACTGAATAACTATCGCAAAGCAGTAGAAGCAGGAATTCTCAAAATTTTATCGAAGATGGGAATTTCGCTGCTGACAAGTTATCAAGGGGCACAAATTTTTGAAGCAATTGGTATTGCCCAAGACTTGCTAGAACTGGGGTTCCGTGGCACAACTTCACGCTTGGGTGGTTTGAGTACCAGCGAACTAGCGCAGGAAGTTTTATCGTTCCATCAGCGGGCTTTCCCTGAATTAACTGTCAAGAAATTAGAAAACTTTGGGTTTGTTCAGTATCGCCCAGGTGGTGAATACCACATGAATAGCCCAGAACTGGCAAAAGCCCTGCATAAAGCGATCGCCGATCAAAAGAATTACGATCATTACGAAGTTTACCGCCAACTCTTAGAACACCGACCCGTAACTGCATTACGCGATTTACTTGACTTTAACTCAGACCGCACCCCAATTGAGAAAGATGAAGTTGAACCGATCGCAGAAATTGTGCAACGTTTCTGTACTGGAGGAATGTCATTGGGGGCGCTATCGCGCGAAGCCCACGAAACTCTGGCGATCGCAATGAATCGCATTGGTGGTAAATCAAATTCAGGAGAAGGTGGAGAAGATCCCGTCCGCTATCACGTATTGGATGATGTTGACGATCAAGGTCATTCCGCACTACTACCTCACTTGAGAGGTTTGAAAAACGGCGACACAGCATCTTCGGCAATCAAACAGGTGGCTTCAGGACGCTTTGGGGTAACACCAGAGTACTTGATGAATGCTAAGCAAATTGAAATTAAAATCGCCCAAGGAGCAAAACCAGGAGAAGGCGGTCAACTTCCTGGCAAAAAAGTCAGCCCGTACATTGCCATGCTGCGACGTTCTAAGCCTGGAGTGACGCTCATTTCTCCACCACCACACCACGATATTTACTCAATCGAAGACTTGGCGCAGTTAATTTTTGACTTGCATCAGATCAATCCTCAAGCTCAAGTATCTGTCAAGCTAGTCGCTGAAGTAGGTATCGGTACAGTCGCTGCAGGCGTTGCTAAAGCAAATGCAGATATTATCCAAATTTCAGGACACGATGGCGGTACAGGTGCATCACCCTTATCCTCAATTAAACATGCAGGTGGACCTTGGGAACTTGGATTAACCGAAGTGCATCGGGTGTTGATGGAAAATAAATTACGCGATCGCGTCGTGTTGCGCGTTGACGGCGGCTTTAAGAGTGGCTGGGATGTCCTGATGGGGGCTTTAATGGGTGCTGAAGAATTCGGCTTTGGCTCAATTGCCATGATTGCAGAAGGCTGTATTATGGCACGCATTTGTCATACAAACAACTGTCCTGTTGGTGTGGCAAGTCAGAAAGAGGAACTCAGACAGCGCTTCCCTGGTATGGCAGAACACGTCGTTAATTTCTTCTACTTTATTGCAGAAGAAGTGCGCGGGCTTTTGGCAAAACTTGGTTATCGCTCGCTGACTGAAGTTATGGGACGTGCTGATTTACTAAAAGTGCGAGAAGGAGTTAGGCTGACAAAAACACAAACGCTCAATCTCGACTGCATTACACAGTTACCAGACACTAAAGAAGACCGCACTTGGCTATATCATGAAACAGTTCACAGTAATGGTTCTGTTTTAGATGATGAATTACTCGCCGATGCAGAAATTCAAGCAGCAATTCGCAATCAGTCTACTGTTACCAAAAACTCAAAGATTGTGAATACAGATCGCACAGTCGGAGCAAGACTCGCAGGAGCGATCGCTGCTCAATATGGTAATACTGGCTTTGAAGGACAAATTAATCTCAATTTCACAGGAAGTGTCGGACAAAGTTTTGGTGCCTTTAACTTGGCTGGCATGATTTTGACACTTGAAGGTGAAGCAAACGATTACGTTGGCAAAGGAATGCATGGTGGGGAAATTATTATTAAACCTCCAGTAGCGGCAACTTATGCCCCTGATCAAAATGTAATTGTAGGTAACACTTGTTTGTACGGTGCTACAGGTGGAACTCTCTTTGCTAATGGTATTGCAGGCGAACGCTTCGCAGTACGTAATTCCAAAGGAACCGCCGTTATCGAAGGTGCAGGCGATCACTGCTGTGAATACATGACAGGTGGCGTCATTGTTGTCTTAGGTAAAGCTGGTAGAAACGTAGGTGCTGGAATGACAGGAGGTTTAGCATACTTCTTGGATGAAGATAGCAATTTTCCTGCATTAGTTAATCCAGAAATTGTCAAACTGCAACGAGTGAGTAGCCCTGCTGGTGAGAAGCAATTAAAAGATTTGATTGTGGCTCATGTAGAACGCACAAATTCACCCAAAGGGAAACATATTCTGGAAAATTGGTTAGAGTATCTACCACAATTTTGGCAAGTTGTACCACCATCAGAAGCCGACAGTGCTGAAGCTGCTGTAGAGAAGGAGTTGAGTTCTGTGCAATAA
- a CDS encoding iron-sulfur cluster assembly accessory protein, protein MLVPGSCVLDICRQGDIATTPYLCDIMVRLSTSAAHEIQRLKLKQRQDAFFRLKVQAGGCSSLIYEMAFDTELVPSDRIYECCGLTVVVDAQSLEYVNNLLLDYSEDLMGGGFRFHNPNASTTCSCGISFAITSTSS, encoded by the coding sequence GTGTTAGTACCTGGTTCTTGTGTCTTGGATATTTGTCGCCAAGGTGACATAGCAACAACTCCCTATCTTTGCGATATTATGGTTCGTCTCAGTACATCTGCGGCTCATGAAATTCAGCGTCTTAAATTAAAGCAACGACAAGATGCTTTCTTTCGGTTAAAAGTTCAAGCTGGCGGCTGCTCTAGCTTGATCTACGAAATGGCATTTGACACTGAGCTTGTGCCCAGCGATCGCATTTACGAATGTTGCGGATTGACAGTTGTTGTTGATGCCCAAAGTTTAGAATACGTCAATAACCTCCTTCTTGATTACTCAGAAGATTTAATGGGAGGAGGTTTTCGCTTTCATAATCCTAATGCGAGTACTACCTGTAGTTGCGGTATTTCGTTTGCCATAACATCTACTTCTTCTTGA
- a CDS encoding cupin domain-containing protein, translating into MIQAQETAHEPTAVSLPSVSHKGIAATELRPWGAFTVLEEGRGYKIKRIEVKPGHRLSLQMHHHRSEHWIVVSGTARVTCGEAEILLTNNQSTYVPQCTNHRLENPGVIPLVIIEVQNGEYLGEDDIVRFQDDYSRTK; encoded by the coding sequence ATGATCCAGGCTCAAGAAACCGCCCACGAGCCGACAGCAGTATCTCTACCGTCTGTAAGTCATAAAGGCATCGCAGCTACTGAACTCAGACCGTGGGGAGCTTTTACAGTTCTAGAAGAAGGACGCGGATACAAAATTAAGCGAATTGAAGTTAAACCAGGGCATCGCCTAAGCCTACAAATGCATCACCACCGCAGCGAACATTGGATTGTTGTTTCAGGTACAGCAAGAGTAACTTGTGGTGAGGCAGAAATCTTACTAACAAATAATCAATCAACCTACGTTCCTCAGTGTACAAACCACCGCTTGGAGAACCCTGGTGTCATTCCACTGGTTATTATCGAAGTGCAAAACGGCGAATACCTAGGAGAAGATGATATTGTCCGTTTTCAAGATGACTATTCTCGGACAAAGTAA
- a CDS encoding NblA/ycf18 family protein — MDQPIELSLEQQFSIRSFESQVQNMSHEQAKDFLVKLYQQMVMREATYKQLLKHHWGLEGGSWA, encoded by the coding sequence ATGGATCAGCCAATTGAACTTTCTCTTGAACAGCAATTCAGCATCCGCTCCTTTGAATCACAAGTTCAAAATATGAGTCACGAGCAGGCTAAAGACTTTTTAGTCAAGCTGTATCAGCAGATGGTGATGCGCGAAGCAACTTACAAACAGTTGCTAAAGCATCATTGGGGTTTAGAAGGAGGTAGCTGGGCTTAA
- a CDS encoding anhydro-N-acetylmuramic acid kinase — protein sequence MLVIGLISGTSVDGIDAALVDISGTDTDLQVKFLAGDTYPYPTKLKEKILAICAGEALSMPQLADLDDAIALVFAQAAQHLQINHPSVELIGSHGQTVYHRPPQRRGEGFADILGYSLQLGRGAVIAELTKIPTISNFRAGDIAAKGHGAPLVPRIDAYLLSHPHESRCVQNIGGIGNVAYLPSRSHPHWLEKVRGWDTGPGNSLLDLAVQYLTNGTQTYDGDGNWAASGTPCHALVEKWLSEDYFQLPPPKSTGRELFGWEYLQNCLVDTNALNLNAADTLATLTELTVASIVHSYEAFLPQLPERVLLCGGGSRNLYLKRRLQELLAPIPVQTTDEVGLSANFKEAIAFAILAYWRMLNLPGNLPQATGATQQVLLGDVHLPM from the coding sequence ATGCTTGTAATTGGCTTAATTAGCGGTACCTCAGTTGATGGCATCGATGCTGCCTTAGTTGATATTTCTGGTACAGATACCGATCTCCAAGTAAAATTCTTAGCAGGAGATACTTATCCTTATCCTACAAAGTTAAAAGAAAAAATACTTGCAATTTGTGCGGGAGAAGCGCTTTCGATGCCACAATTGGCAGACTTAGATGACGCGATCGCCCTAGTTTTTGCTCAAGCTGCACAACATTTACAAATCAATCATCCTTCAGTAGAACTCATTGGCTCGCACGGTCAGACAGTGTATCATCGACCACCGCAGAGAAGGGGCGAGGGGTTTGCTGACATCCTAGGGTATAGTCTTCAGTTAGGACGGGGGGCTGTTATTGCAGAATTAACTAAAATTCCAACTATAAGTAACTTTCGCGCAGGGGATATTGCAGCCAAAGGTCACGGCGCGCCACTAGTTCCCCGCATAGATGCATATCTTCTTAGTCATCCTCATGAGTCGCGTTGCGTACAAAATATTGGTGGAATTGGCAACGTTGCTTATTTACCATCGAGATCGCATCCTCATTGGTTAGAGAAAGTGCGTGGTTGGGATACAGGACCTGGCAATTCGCTTTTAGATTTGGCAGTACAGTATTTAACAAATGGTACTCAAACTTATGATGGTGATGGGAACTGGGCGGCTAGTGGAACTCCTTGTCATGCATTAGTAGAAAAATGGTTGAGTGAGGATTATTTTCAACTACCACCACCAAAGTCTACAGGAAGAGAGCTTTTTGGCTGGGAATACTTACAAAATTGTCTAGTCGATACCAATGCACTCAATTTAAATGCTGCTGATACTTTAGCAACTCTCACAGAATTGACCGTTGCCTCAATTGTCCACAGTTATGAGGCGTTCCTACCACAATTACCTGAACGTGTTTTATTATGTGGTGGCGGTAGTCGGAATCTCTATTTAAAGCGCCGATTACAAGAATTACTAGCACCAATACCTGTGCAAACTACAGACGAAGTTGGACTGAGTGCCAATTTTAAAGAAGCGATCGCATTTGCTATTCTTGCTTACTGGAGAATGTTAAACCTTCCTGGCAACTTACCGCAAGCTACTGGTGCAACTCAACAAGTACTGCTCGGAGACGTGCATTTACCAATGTGA